GAGTCTCTTTTTCTCGAGGATGGCTCTCCGCCACCAACAACGCCAACGCGGTCAACGCATTGTCATTGATTTTTCGTTCTCCGGATTTCTTAAAAAGAAAATCGTTTTTATCCAAAAAATAAACAAACAAAAATGATGCAACACGTTTATTCCCATCCAAAAACGGATGATCTTTAATGATAAAATACAAAAAATGCGAAGCCTTATCTTCAAGCGTAGGATACAATTCTTTTTTGCCAAACGTTTGATATAACCCTTTAATAACCCCTTCAAAACTCCCTCCCCGCTCATGACCAAATAAATCGCTCGCCTCTTTTTTAGTTCTCAATTCTTTTTTAACTTCCGTAACAATTTGACTACAGCGTTCATACGTCAAAACAAATTTAGGTTTTCCACCTTTCTTAAAATGTAATTGCCCCTTATCATATCTATCCAATAACGATAATGTTTTTGCATAACCAGAGAGTAAATTTAAAATCTCCGCTTCTTGCCCAACCAGCAATTTTTTTCGAGATTTTTCTTGCAAAAATAAAACAGCAGTTTGCAATTCATTAAATTTTTCTTGCACTTCTAAAAGACGTTTCTCATTGATCGCATACCCTCGAATCAAGTAATTTTTCAACATTCGGGTCGCCCAAACACGAAATTGCGTGGCTTGTTTTGAATTGATTCGATACCCAACAGAAATAATGGCATCTAAATTATAAAACTGGGTTTTATATATTTTCCCGTCCGCCGCAGTATGTTCCAAAATGGAACGTACTGATTTCTCCTTCAATTCCACGGATTTAAAAATATTGTTTAAATGCTTAGTTATAGCCGGTCTTTGAGTCCCGAAAAGCAAAGCTATTTGATTTTGAGTCAACCATATATTTTCTTTTTCTATCCGTACATTCAACTCCACTTCATTTTTTGAAGTCTTATAAATAAAAATGTCGCCTTTTTGTAAATTATTTTTCTTCATATCGAATATTTTAAAAAAGCCTTCTCAGTATATTTAAATCTCCGGGTTTGATCAAATCTCACAAAAGGGTAAAATGCGAGTATGAACACCACGGCCAATGTCAAAAAAGTCGCTTTTCTCTTTTTCCTCGCCTTCATGGGAACCCATTTATTGGCCACTTTACTGACCTCCAATGGTTACGCGTGGACGATTTTGCCCATTCTCCGAAACAGCCTCGACCTCCCGGCGCTCATGTCCGGAATCCTATACGCCTTCGCGAGCATGAAACTTTATTTTGAAGAAGCGGGTAAAAAAACCGATCTTTTCGACCTCATCGCCGGCATCGTGGGTGGTATTGTATTGATGGCCGCGATTGTGGTGGATTTTTTCATTGATTAACTTTCTCTCATGAAAACCCGCGTGATGGCTTTTGGAACCTTTGAATACTTGCATGCCGGGCATGAAAGTTATCTTAAAAAAGCCGCCGAACTCGGCGAGGAATTGATCGTGGTGGTGGCGCGAGACCAAACCGCGGAAAGCATTCGGGGCTATCAACTCAAACGCAACGAACGCCAACGCCTCAAAGCTGTGGAAGCGCTTCCTTTTGTGACCAAAGCCGTGCTGGGCGATGCCAAAGACAAATACAAAGTGCTCAAAAAATTCCGCCCTTCAATTCTGGCTCTCGGCTACGATCAATTTGTATTCACGCAACAGCTCCCCAAAATTCTCATCAACCTCGCCCTGGACGCCAAAATTATTCGCCTCCCTTCCTATAAACCCGAGATGTACAAAAGCACATTGATACGAGAAAATGAAGGGCCCGACAATTCCGACGAAACATCCAAAATTACCGTTTAGCGCTACTTTGGTTCAACAGCATGCAAAGCTCCCTCACGAGTTCTTTCTTGCCAAACCTGCCAATCTTCAAGCGTAATCATGCCATCGGGCTTTTTTGAACCATTAGGCCCTGCCACATCATCTTTAGAATCCACAAAACAATCTTTATTCATATCAAAAACTCCATATTTCCCTTGGAAACGATCATAAGTTCTTGTGAATAATTGATTCACAAGTAAAAAAGTATTTTTCTTTTCATCTTGCGCTAGCAAAGCTAAAGGATCTTGTGTAACGGGGTCTGTATGCCTTCCTTCAGCGGTTTTACATTGAGATGTTTTCTCCGATTGAT
This region of Candidatus Gracilibacteria bacterium genomic DNA includes:
- a CDS encoding adenylyltransferase/cytidyltransferase family protein, with protein sequence MKTRVMAFGTFEYLHAGHESYLKKAAELGEELIVVVARDQTAESIRGYQLKRNERQRLKAVEALPFVTKAVLGDAKDKYKVLKKFRPSILALGYDQFVFTQQLPKILINLALDAKIIRLPSYKPEMYKSTLIRENEGPDNSDETSKITV
- a CDS encoding virulence protein RhuM/Fic/DOC family protein, giving the protein MKKNNLQKGDIFIYKTSKNEVELNVRIEKENIWLTQNQIALLFGTQRPAITKHLNNIFKSVELKEKSVRSILEHTAADGKIYKTQFYNLDAIISVGYRINSKQATQFRVWATRMLKNYLIRGYAINEKRLLEVQEKFNELQTAVLFLQEKSRKKLLVGQEAEILNLLSGYAKTLSLLDRYDKGQLHFKKGGKPKFVLTYERCSQIVTEVKKELRTKKEASDLFGHERGGSFEGVIKGLYQTFGKKELYPTLEDKASHFLYFIIKDHPFLDGNKRVASFLFVYFLDKNDFLFKKSGERKINDNALTALALLVAESHPREKETLIKIIKNLIVE